A window of the Rhodoferax sp. GW822-FHT02A01 genome harbors these coding sequences:
- a CDS encoding methyltransferase domain-containing protein, translated as MRANAYDMELLAFESLRRDAIEQLDLKPGDTVLDVGCGTGLSFERLQQIIGTEGRIVAIEQCPEMMERARQRVQDKGWTNVTLLTSTVADALIPCMADAALFIFTHDILRQPEAVRRVLLHLKPHANVVAVGLNWASPWEVATNCWVLMAALYSVTSLEGLAAPWSLLADQLGTMEVQQMGGLFTAVKHGAAVLANDG; from the coding sequence ATGCGTGCCAACGCATACGACATGGAGTTGCTCGCCTTCGAATCCCTGCGCCGCGATGCCATTGAACAGCTGGACCTCAAGCCCGGCGACACGGTGCTGGATGTGGGTTGCGGCACGGGCCTGAGCTTCGAGCGGCTGCAGCAGATCATCGGGACGGAAGGCCGCATTGTTGCGATCGAGCAGTGTCCCGAGATGATGGAGCGGGCGCGCCAGCGTGTGCAGGACAAGGGCTGGACCAATGTCACGCTGCTGACTTCAACCGTGGCCGATGCCCTGATCCCCTGCATGGCCGATGCTGCCTTGTTCATCTTCACCCACGACATACTCCGTCAGCCCGAAGCCGTGCGGCGCGTGCTGCTGCACCTCAAGCCGCACGCCAATGTGGTTGCGGTGGGCCTGAACTGGGCCTCACCCTGGGAAGTGGCAACCAACTGCTGGGTACTGATGGCCGCCCTCTATTCGGTGACCTCGCTGGAAGGGTTGGCGGCGCCCTGGAGCCTGCTGGCCGATCAGCTCGGCACGATGGAAGTCCAGCAGATGGGTGGACTGTTTACCGCAGTGAAACACGGGGCCGCAGTTCTGGCCAATGACGGCTAG
- a CDS encoding AAA family ATPase codes for MQLPVLIQSLLAPERYGEGVTQVSLVETHISWVLLAGDFAYKIKKPVKLSFLDFSTLELRKHFCDEELRLNQRFSPDIYLEVVGIFHTEEVPLWQGKGPPLEYAVKMRRFDQEARLDHVCARGELTPELVSNLAHSVADFHAQAAVAPADSAFGAPAAVLDQALQNFDDLQKALPEPRVQQKLLALRDWTRQQFAQLTPLLQARKQTGFVRECHGDLHLANLVLMDGGIRLFDCLEFNDELRWIDVASDIAFTYQDLLAQHQPGLAHWFVNEVLAQSGDYACAPLLRFYAVYRALVRAKVAMVHYLQHGEPKEHALECIALAEQLAAPAELQLIITHGVSGCGKTYASNQLLLDDAQPAILRLRTDLERKRAFHIPALASSASALNAGVYSPQANEATYTQLLSMADTLLHAGWSVLVDGTFLQRAQRDAFHQLARSHHARFCILAPGASQDELRKRIQERAQRGDDASEASLQVLDAQLAAVEPLQPDEPVWPVTEPA; via the coding sequence ATGCAATTGCCTGTGCTGATCCAATCGCTGCTCGCGCCCGAACGCTATGGCGAGGGCGTGACGCAAGTCAGTCTTGTGGAAACCCACATCTCCTGGGTGCTGCTGGCCGGTGACTTTGCCTACAAGATCAAGAAGCCGGTCAAGCTGTCTTTTCTGGACTTCAGCACACTGGAGCTGCGCAAGCATTTCTGCGATGAGGAACTGCGGCTGAACCAGCGCTTCTCGCCGGACATCTACCTGGAAGTGGTGGGCATCTTCCACACGGAAGAGGTCCCGCTCTGGCAAGGCAAGGGCCCGCCGCTGGAGTACGCTGTGAAGATGCGCCGCTTCGATCAGGAGGCCAGGCTGGACCATGTGTGCGCACGTGGTGAACTAACACCCGAACTCGTGAGCAATCTGGCGCACAGCGTGGCGGACTTCCACGCACAGGCTGCCGTCGCGCCAGCGGACTCGGCATTTGGCGCGCCCGCTGCGGTGCTGGACCAGGCCCTGCAGAATTTTGATGATCTGCAGAAGGCGCTGCCCGAGCCACGAGTACAACAAAAGTTGCTGGCCCTGCGCGACTGGACCCGGCAGCAATTTGCACAACTGACCCCACTACTGCAGGCGCGCAAGCAGACCGGGTTCGTACGTGAATGCCACGGTGATCTGCACCTGGCCAATCTGGTGTTGATGGACGGCGGCATACGCCTGTTTGACTGTCTGGAGTTCAACGACGAGTTGCGCTGGATCGATGTGGCCAGCGACATTGCCTTTACCTACCAGGATCTGTTGGCCCAGCACCAGCCGGGTCTGGCGCACTGGTTTGTGAATGAGGTGCTGGCCCAGAGCGGCGACTATGCCTGTGCCCCGCTGCTGCGCTTTTATGCGGTGTACCGTGCGCTGGTGCGGGCCAAGGTGGCCATGGTGCACTACCTGCAGCACGGTGAACCCAAGGAACATGCCCTGGAGTGCATTGCGCTGGCAGAGCAGCTGGCGGCACCAGCTGAACTGCAGCTGATCATCACCCACGGTGTGTCCGGCTGTGGCAAAACCTATGCGTCCAACCAACTACTGCTGGATGACGCGCAGCCCGCCATCCTGCGTCTGCGCACCGACCTGGAACGCAAGCGTGCGTTCCACATTCCTGCGCTGGCTTCCAGCGCTTCCGCATTGAATGCCGGTGTCTATTCGCCACAGGCCAACGAGGCCACCTACACCCAGCTGCTTTCCATGGCCGACACGCTGCTGCACGCCGGCTGGTCGGTGCTGGTGGATGGAACCTTCTTGCAGCGCGCCCAACGCGATGCCTTTCACCAGCTGGCCCGCAGCCACCACGCACGCTTTTGCATCCTGGCGCCGGGCGCTAGCCAGGACGAATTGCGCAAGCGGATACAGGAGCGTGCGCAGCGGGGAGACGACGCATCCGAAGCCTCGCTGCAGGTGCTGGACGCGCAGCTTGCTGCAGTAGAGCCCCTGCAACCGGATGAGCCCGTGTGGCCGGTTACTGAACCGGCCTAG
- a CDS encoding ATP-binding cassette domain-containing protein, which yields MSLELQVRQLATPSQLLVRDLHLRIAPGTVHTLMGESGSGKSSLLAAVCGTLDPALRFDGQVLLNGLRIDGLPPQARRVGILFQDALLFPHMTVRENLLFAVPRGDAATRESQVNQALLAMEIAPLAQADPATLSGGQRVRVALARALLAQPQALLLDEPFSRLDAALRARMRELVFDLVRQRNIPALLVTHDAQDVADPALLTRLAEPG from the coding sequence ATGAGCCTGGAGCTGCAGGTCAGGCAACTGGCGACCCCGTCGCAGCTGCTGGTGCGGGACCTGCATCTGCGCATTGCACCGGGCACCGTGCACACGCTGATGGGCGAAAGTGGCAGTGGCAAGTCCAGCCTGCTGGCGGCGGTGTGCGGCACGCTGGACCCTGCCCTGCGCTTCGACGGCCAGGTGCTGCTCAACGGGCTGCGCATCGATGGGCTGCCGCCGCAAGCGCGGCGGGTGGGCATTCTGTTCCAGGACGCCTTGCTGTTTCCCCACATGACGGTGCGCGAGAACCTGTTGTTCGCTGTGCCGCGCGGCGATGCCGCCACCCGCGAGAGCCAAGTGAATCAAGCCCTGCTGGCCATGGAGATCGCGCCGCTGGCCCAGGCCGATCCTGCCACCCTGTCCGGTGGGCAGCGCGTACGCGTTGCTTTGGCGCGGGCGTTGCTGGCCCAGCCCCAGGCGCTGCTGCTGGATGAGCCCTTCTCACGGCTGGATGCGGCTTTGCGTGCGCGCATGCGGGAACTGGTGTTCGACCTGGTGCGCCAGCGCAATATTCCGGCCCTGCTGGTGACCCACGACGCACAGGACGTAGCCGACCCGGCCCTGCTCACCCGACTTGCGGAACCCGGCTGA
- a CDS encoding Rieske 2Fe-2S domain-containing protein: MSDTPSLPPLWHQLPHAPAPGTALLHRDAVPDGAVLMHSVVTSADAETPASFRLLLLRSGDTVTAFANRCAHFGVPLANSQDKLIFKAHTSITCNVHYARYRWADGMCEQGDCVGESLIAVPLQCDAEGMLRIGSSA; the protein is encoded by the coding sequence ATGAGTGATACGCCCTCTTTGCCGCCCCTGTGGCATCAGCTACCCCATGCGCCCGCGCCGGGCACGGCGCTGCTGCACCGCGATGCCGTGCCGGATGGCGCGGTGCTGATGCACAGCGTGGTGACGTCGGCGGATGCCGAAACTCCTGCGAGCTTTCGCCTGCTGCTGCTGCGCAGCGGTGACACCGTGACCGCCTTTGCCAACCGATGCGCCCACTTTGGCGTGCCCCTGGCCAACAGCCAGGACAAGCTGATCTTCAAAGCCCACACCAGCATCACCTGCAATGTGCACTACGCGCGCTACCGCTGGGCGGACGGCATGTGCGAGCAGGGTGATTGCGTGGGCGAGTCGCTGATTGCTGTGCCGCTACAGTGCGATGCCGAAGGCATGCTGCGCATAGGCAGCAGCGCATGA
- a CDS encoding ABC transporter permease — MVRPAPTYRAAATLVLLVAVPLVWSLWQALLAGCDGAAWATLWADPQTGRALALSLWTGLASTTLATATAAWMLAGCSMGQNLQRLIGRQSWMLALPHAAFAIGLALLVAPSGWLLRLFSPWATGLQSPPDWPTTQDPWGLGLIAVLAFKETPFLLWAAGAHLLRPDVAQRLQQELQVAATLGYPARSAWWRIVWPQLLARLTAPLLAVLTYGLCVVDVALVIGPASPPTLAVLAWQWLLDADLQTNAKGASAAWLLVATLAVVTGVAMYLHRMPLWRVRRTRGAPDSSRLRNTTRHSPHLTGGDFWLRGIYVLVALALLLASVSGVWPFPQLVPTQWSLSAWRSVAQSTDTLGTTVWLAAGSALAALLWVVAWLELAPMRWQHRLQGLTLLPLVLPALLWVLGLHRLTLSWSLDGTAWGLWLAHWLACLPYVLLTLQGPYNGFDTRLYQLSATLGHGRWEFMLRIKWPLLRASLAAALAVGFAVSVAQYLPTLYVGAGRFATVTTEAVALAAGGQRGLMAAYAALQFLLPAAVFALATRLGRQRHFAPAPRALGTIAP; from the coding sequence ATGGTCCGGCCCGCACCCACGTACCGTGCTGCCGCCACCCTGGTGCTGCTGGTTGCCGTCCCGCTGGTTTGGAGCCTGTGGCAGGCCTTGCTGGCGGGATGCGATGGCGCGGCCTGGGCCACGTTGTGGGCTGACCCGCAGACCGGGCGCGCACTGGCTTTGAGCCTGTGGACCGGGCTGGCCAGCACCACCCTGGCCACAGCCACTGCGGCCTGGATGCTGGCGGGCTGCAGCATGGGGCAGAACCTGCAGCGACTAATCGGCCGCCAGTCCTGGATGCTGGCCTTGCCCCATGCGGCCTTTGCCATCGGTTTGGCGCTGCTGGTGGCACCGTCGGGTTGGCTGCTGCGTCTGTTCTCCCCTTGGGCCACCGGTCTGCAGAGTCCGCCAGATTGGCCCACCACGCAAGACCCTTGGGGGTTGGGACTGATTGCCGTGCTGGCGTTCAAGGAGACGCCGTTTCTCCTCTGGGCTGCAGGCGCCCATCTGCTGCGCCCGGATGTGGCTCAGCGCCTGCAGCAGGAACTCCAGGTCGCAGCCACCCTGGGTTATCCAGCACGCAGTGCTTGGTGGCGCATCGTCTGGCCCCAGCTGCTGGCGCGACTCACGGCGCCCTTGCTGGCCGTGCTGACCTACGGCCTCTGCGTGGTGGACGTGGCCCTGGTCATAGGCCCAGCGTCCCCGCCCACGCTGGCCGTGCTGGCCTGGCAATGGCTGCTGGATGCCGACCTGCAGACCAACGCCAAAGGTGCTTCAGCAGCCTGGCTGCTGGTAGCAACCCTCGCGGTGGTTACTGGCGTGGCGATGTACTTGCATCGCATGCCGCTTTGGCGCGTCCGCCGCACGCGGGGCGCACCGGACTCCAGCCGGCTTCGCAACACCACTAGGCACAGCCCACACCTGACGGGCGGCGACTTCTGGCTCCGGGGCATCTATGTGCTGGTAGCACTGGCACTGCTGCTGGCCAGCGTCAGCGGCGTGTGGCCTTTTCCGCAGCTCGTGCCGACGCAATGGAGCCTGTCGGCCTGGCGCTCGGTGGCGCAGAGCACGGACACGCTCGGGACCACGGTGTGGCTTGCAGCCGGCAGCGCGCTGGCGGCCCTGCTGTGGGTCGTTGCCTGGCTGGAACTGGCACCTATGCGTTGGCAGCACAGGCTGCAGGGGCTGACTTTGCTGCCACTGGTGCTGCCTGCTTTGCTGTGGGTGCTTGGTCTGCACCGCCTGACCCTTTCCTGGAGCCTGGACGGCACCGCCTGGGGGCTGTGGCTGGCGCACTGGCTTGCCTGCCTGCCCTATGTGCTGCTGACACTGCAAGGCCCGTACAACGGCTTTGACACCCGGCTGTACCAATTGAGCGCCACGCTGGGCCATGGACGCTGGGAGTTCATGTTGCGTATCAAGTGGCCTCTGCTACGTGCCAGTCTGGCCGCTGCGCTGGCGGTGGGCTTCGCCGTCAGCGTGGCGCAGTACCTGCCCACCCTGTATGTGGGGGCCGGTCGCTTTGCCACCGTCACTACCGAGGCGGTAGCGCTGGCCGCTGGGGGGCAGCGCGGCCTGATGGCCGCCTACGCCGCGCTGCAATTCCTGTTGCCCGCGGCGGTATTTGCGCTGGCGACGCGGCTGGGACGCCAGCGACACTTTGCACCTGCGCCACGGGCCTTGGGCACAATCGCGCCATGA
- a CDS encoding Hsp70 family protein produces MSARPPLGRSEKVLGIDFGTSNSAAAFMQPDGALQVVPLDGERSEMPTALFFCTETHSLMFGSEAMRAYLSGTEGRLLRSLKSLLGSALMEEHTAVGDRSMRYFDIVVLFFKELKRRSEACAGQPLTHAMLGRPVHFVDDNPERDALAQETLGRAAREAGFTHIAYQLEPIAAALDYEQRIAGERTALVVDIGGGTSDFTVIRLNPQRSVLSDRSGDILATTGVHIGGTDFDRLLDLSTVMPLLGYRHVGTGGRPVPNSVFFDLSTWHLIHQAYTRKGMHFAKELWADFADRTLHQRLMTALEGQYGHRMLAAVESAKIACSITGETHPVQLDFLERALAPSITAGAMELTLTDAIAQVVRCAQDCVQQSGLSQVDAVYLTGGSSALRPLVAALQAAMPEATLVSGNQFGGVAAGLAVAGSAQQVWQ; encoded by the coding sequence GTGAGCGCGCGGCCACCCTTGGGTCGCAGCGAGAAGGTGCTGGGCATAGACTTTGGAACATCCAATTCGGCAGCGGCCTTCATGCAGCCAGACGGAGCACTGCAGGTCGTACCGCTGGATGGTGAGCGCAGCGAAATGCCCACCGCCTTGTTCTTCTGCACGGAAACCCACAGCCTGATGTTCGGCAGCGAGGCCATGCGTGCCTACCTGAGCGGCACCGAGGGCCGCCTGCTGCGCTCGCTCAAGAGCCTGCTGGGCAGCGCTTTGATGGAAGAGCACACCGCTGTGGGAGACCGCAGCATGCGCTACTTCGACATCGTGGTGCTGTTCTTCAAGGAGCTCAAGCGCCGCAGCGAAGCCTGTGCGGGCCAGCCCCTCACGCACGCCATGCTGGGCCGCCCGGTGCACTTTGTGGACGACAACCCCGAGCGCGATGCCCTGGCACAAGAGACGCTGGGCCGAGCTGCACGCGAGGCCGGCTTTACCCACATCGCCTACCAACTGGAGCCCATAGCGGCGGCGCTGGACTACGAGCAGCGCATAGCCGGGGAGCGCACGGCGCTGGTGGTGGACATAGGCGGCGGCACTTCCGACTTCACCGTCATCCGCCTGAACCCGCAGCGCAGTGTGCTGAGCGACCGCAGTGGCGACATCCTGGCCACCACCGGCGTGCACATCGGTGGCACCGACTTCGACCGCCTGCTGGACCTCTCCACCGTGATGCCCTTGCTGGGTTACCGCCACGTGGGTACCGGCGGCCGCCCGGTGCCCAACAGCGTGTTCTTTGACCTTAGCACCTGGCACCTGATTCACCAGGCCTACACGCGCAAGGGCATGCACTTTGCCAAGGAACTCTGGGCCGACTTCGCTGACCGCACGCTGCACCAGCGCCTCATGACGGCGCTGGAAGGCCAGTACGGGCACCGCATGCTGGCCGCGGTGGAGAGCGCCAAGATTGCCTGCTCCATCACCGGCGAGACCCACCCGGTGCAACTGGATTTTCTGGAACGCGCACTGGCGCCTTCCATCACCGCAGGGGCCATGGAGCTGACGCTGACCGATGCGATCGCTCAGGTGGTGCGCTGCGCCCAGGACTGCGTGCAGCAGTCCGGCCTGTCGCAGGTGGACGCGGTGTACCTGACCGGCGGCTCCTCGGCCCTGCGTCCGCTGGTGGCCGCACTACAGGCCGCCATGCCCGAGGCCACGCTGGTGTCGGGCAACCAGTTTGGCGGTGTGGCTGCCGGACTGGCGGTAGCCGGTTCGGCGCAGCAAGTCTGGCAGTAG
- a CDS encoding carboxylesterase: MTTKMLTRFEMESAPRPTASVIMLHGLGANGHDLAGVVPELNLRGCQPMRFIFPHAPNMPVTVNGGYVMPAWYDITGTDLISRQDVQGIQQSELAITALVAHEIKRGIAPDHIVLAGFSQGAAMSLHTGLRLPYAIAGIIALSGYLPLADRFAKERSSANAFTPIFMGHGLDDTVVIHGRGETTRNVLQSLGYTVQWHSYPTEHNITPQELDDVSAFLRQILPEAP, encoded by the coding sequence ATGACTACCAAAATGCTTACCCGGTTCGAAATGGAATCGGCACCCCGGCCCACGGCCTCCGTCATCATGCTGCATGGCCTGGGTGCCAACGGCCATGACCTGGCTGGAGTGGTCCCCGAACTGAATCTGCGGGGCTGCCAGCCCATGCGCTTCATCTTTCCGCATGCACCCAACATGCCGGTGACGGTCAACGGCGGCTATGTCATGCCAGCCTGGTACGACATCACCGGCACCGACCTCATCAGCCGCCAGGACGTACAAGGCATTCAGCAATCCGAGTTGGCCATCACTGCGCTGGTGGCCCATGAGATCAAGCGTGGCATTGCACCGGACCATATCGTGCTGGCCGGCTTCAGCCAGGGCGCGGCCATGTCCCTGCACACCGGGCTGCGTCTGCCTTACGCCATTGCAGGAATCATCGCCCTGTCCGGGTACCTGCCACTGGCAGATCGCTTTGCCAAGGAACGCTCCAGCGCCAACGCTTTCACCCCGATATTCATGGGCCATGGATTGGACGACACGGTCGTGATCCACGGCCGCGGCGAGACCACCCGCAACGTCCTGCAATCGCTGGGCTACACGGTGCAATGGCACAGCTACCCGACCGAGCACAACATCACCCCGCAAGAGCTGGATGACGTATCGGCGTTTCTGCGGCAGATACTGCCCGAAGCCCCGTGA
- a CDS encoding ABC transporter substrate-binding protein — translation MIPQDTRHLHRRHVLSLLGMGTLGAATRASAAEAFQEITAKAKGQTVYFNAWAGSEPINAYIRWAGQQAQQRFGVRLEHVKISDAADVVKRVRSEKAAGKQEGSVDLVWINGENFLAMKREGLLHGPFTDSLPNFALVDLQGKPTTRLDFAEAVEGMESPWGMAQLTFMADSQRTPKPPQSIQELLAFARANPGRVTYPRPPDFHGTTFLKQLLLDLTPQRDALYKPFAAPALAKATAPLWSYLDALHPHLWRAGKQFANNAAAMRQMLADGELRWALTFNPNDAANEIAAGRLPASVVSYQFPAGTIGNTHFVAIPFNARAKEGALVLANFLLEPEAQARKADIRVWGDPTVLDTKRLNAQQQALFAGDAVPGQVRQSAPALPEPHGSWVEPLEKEWLARYGV, via the coding sequence TTGATACCCCAAGATACCCGCCACCTCCATCGCCGCCATGTGCTCTCCCTGCTGGGCATGGGCACCCTTGGCGCGGCCACCCGTGCGAGCGCGGCCGAAGCCTTTCAGGAAATCACCGCCAAGGCCAAGGGCCAGACGGTGTATTTCAACGCCTGGGCCGGCAGCGAACCCATCAATGCCTACATCCGCTGGGCCGGGCAACAGGCGCAGCAACGCTTTGGCGTGCGCCTGGAGCACGTCAAGATCAGCGATGCCGCCGACGTGGTCAAACGCGTGCGCAGCGAGAAAGCTGCGGGCAAGCAAGAAGGCTCGGTGGACCTGGTGTGGATCAATGGCGAGAACTTTCTGGCCATGAAACGCGAAGGCCTGCTGCACGGCCCGTTTACCGACAGCCTGCCTAACTTTGCGCTGGTGGACCTGCAGGGCAAGCCCACCACCCGTCTGGACTTTGCTGAAGCCGTAGAAGGCATGGAATCGCCCTGGGGCATGGCCCAGCTCACTTTCATGGCGGATAGCCAGCGCACGCCCAAACCGCCACAGAGCATCCAGGAGTTGCTGGCTTTCGCCCGTGCCAACCCGGGGCGGGTCACCTATCCACGGCCACCAGACTTCCACGGAACCACATTCCTCAAGCAACTGCTGCTGGACCTGACCCCCCAGCGCGACGCGCTCTACAAACCGTTTGCTGCCCCGGCCCTGGCCAAGGCGACTGCACCGCTGTGGAGCTATCTGGACGCACTGCACCCACATCTGTGGCGCGCTGGCAAGCAGTTTGCCAACAATGCTGCCGCCATGCGCCAGATGCTGGCCGATGGCGAGTTGCGCTGGGCCCTGACCTTCAACCCCAACGATGCTGCCAACGAGATTGCCGCCGGGCGCTTGCCCGCCAGCGTGGTCAGCTACCAGTTCCCTGCGGGCACCATTGGCAACACCCACTTCGTGGCCATTCCGTTCAACGCCCGCGCCAAGGAAGGCGCCCTGGTACTGGCCAACTTCCTGCTCGAGCCCGAAGCCCAGGCCCGCAAGGCCGATATCCGCGTCTGGGGCGACCCCACGGTGCTGGACACCAAACGCCTGAACGCACAGCAGCAGGCCCTGTTTGCAGGAGACGCCGTGCCCGGACAGGTGCGCCAGTCGGCGCCTGCCCTGCCCGAGCCCCACGGTTCCTGGGTGGAACCGCTGGAAAAAGAATGGCTGGCACGCTACGGTGTGTGA
- the ftsY gene encoding signal recognition particle-docking protein FtsY, whose product MFSFFKKKSPPAPVAAPAAVPDGSAAPVQPAAAGTQIGSALAAPVPVPDAIAAPVAPKPERQKWLDRLKAGLGKTASSLSGVFGGNKVDEALFEELESALLMADAGVSATQFLTDNLRKKAKSSNLTNPVALKNQLIADLTELLQPLQKPLVIGQQTPTVIMVAGVNGAGKTTSIGKLTRHLSEEGASVLLAAADTFRAAAREQLSIWADRNTVEIISQAGADPAAVSFDAVSAGKARGKDVVLIDTAGRLPTQLHLMEELKKIKRVIQKADVSAPHEVLLVIDGNTGQNAVAQVKAFDDALGLTGLIVTKLDGTAKGGVLAAIARDRPIPVYFIGVGEQLNELETFNAREFAQALLA is encoded by the coding sequence ATGTTCAGTTTTTTCAAGAAAAAATCCCCCCCCGCTCCGGTTGCCGCCCCTGCTGCAGTACCTGATGGCAGCGCCGCGCCAGTCCAGCCTGCGGCTGCTGGCACACAAATCGGCAGTGCCTTGGCAGCACCGGTACCGGTGCCCGATGCGATTGCGGCACCTGTTGCACCCAAGCCCGAACGCCAGAAATGGCTGGACCGTCTCAAGGCTGGTCTGGGCAAGACCGCCAGCAGCCTCTCAGGCGTGTTTGGCGGCAACAAGGTAGACGAAGCCCTGTTTGAAGAACTGGAAAGCGCCCTGCTGATGGCCGACGCGGGTGTGTCTGCCACCCAGTTCCTCACCGACAACCTGCGCAAGAAAGCCAAGTCTTCCAACCTGACCAACCCGGTAGCTCTGAAGAACCAGCTGATTGCCGATCTGACCGAGCTGCTGCAGCCTCTGCAAAAGCCACTGGTGATAGGCCAGCAGACGCCCACCGTCATCATGGTGGCGGGGGTGAATGGCGCAGGCAAGACCACCTCCATCGGCAAGCTCACGCGCCACCTGTCGGAAGAAGGCGCCAGCGTGCTGCTGGCCGCAGCCGACACCTTCCGCGCCGCCGCGCGCGAGCAGCTCAGCATCTGGGCCGACCGCAACACGGTGGAGATCATCAGCCAGGCGGGCGCCGACCCGGCAGCCGTGAGCTTTGACGCCGTATCCGCCGGCAAGGCACGCGGCAAGGACGTGGTACTGATCGACACGGCGGGCCGCCTGCCGACGCAGCTGCACCTGATGGAAGAGCTGAAAAAAATCAAGCGCGTGATCCAGAAGGCCGACGTGAGTGCGCCGCACGAAGTGCTGCTGGTGATTGATGGCAACACCGGCCAGAACGCGGTGGCGCAGGTCAAGGCCTTTGATGACGCGCTGGGGCTGACCGGGCTGATCGTCACCAAGCTTGACGGCACGGCCAAAGGCGGCGTGCTGGCGGCCATTGCACGCGACAGGCCCATCCCGGTGTACTTCATCGGTGTGGGCGAACAGCTCAACGAGCTAGAGACCTTCAATGCCCGCGAATTTGCGCAGGCCCTGCTCGCTTGA
- a CDS encoding pitrilysin family protein, with protein MKHTNHWRRCAQIAFLAVLGWVTCGAAQAATPADAVRQYTLANGMTLIVRPDHRAPTAVHMLWVRVGAMDEVDGTSGVAHVLEHMMFKGTPTVKAGEFSRRVAALGGRENAFTSRDYTGFYQQIPAARLEDVMQLESDRFAHNQWSDEEFRKELEVVKEERRLRTEDNPHARLGEALSAVAFTASPYRRPIVGWMSDLDAMTPDDARAFFQRWYTPANAAVVVAGDVDPDAVLALAQKYYGGIAGHAVPARKPREEPEQGGMRRLDFKAQAEQASVTLAFKTPSFTAAALDSTTDAVSNDALALTMLAAVLSGYDNARLERALAQPQDHVADSAGAMCGLAARGPQMCYLYGVPSTGKTAAQVEAALRAQVALIAREGVQEHELNRVKNQWIASEVYKQDSVFNQARILGSNWAIGFPVDTDEKLIARLRAVTAAQVQDVAARYFGDDSLTVATLLPQPVDPNRKPRVAIPGLRH; from the coding sequence ATGAAACACACCAATCACTGGCGCCGATGCGCGCAAATCGCATTCCTGGCCGTGCTGGGTTGGGTCACCTGTGGGGCTGCGCAGGCAGCCACGCCCGCCGACGCAGTGCGCCAATACACCCTGGCAAACGGCATGACGCTGATCGTGCGGCCCGATCACCGGGCACCCACGGCCGTTCACATGCTGTGGGTGCGTGTGGGTGCCATGGACGAGGTGGACGGCACCAGTGGCGTGGCCCACGTACTGGAACACATGATGTTCAAGGGTACTCCGACGGTGAAGGCGGGCGAGTTCTCGCGCCGCGTGGCGGCTCTGGGTGGGCGCGAAAACGCATTCACCAGCCGGGACTACACCGGCTTCTACCAGCAGATCCCGGCGGCCCGGCTGGAAGACGTGATGCAGCTGGAGTCAGACCGCTTTGCCCACAACCAGTGGAGTGACGAAGAGTTCCGCAAGGAGCTGGAGGTGGTGAAGGAAGAGCGCCGACTGCGCACCGAAGACAACCCGCACGCACGTCTGGGTGAGGCGCTCAGCGCGGTGGCATTCACCGCGTCACCCTATCGCCGCCCCATCGTGGGATGGATGAGCGATCTGGACGCGATGACGCCGGATGATGCCCGCGCCTTTTTCCAACGCTGGTACACGCCCGCCAATGCGGCCGTGGTGGTGGCGGGCGATGTGGATCCGGATGCGGTTCTGGCGCTGGCGCAAAAGTATTACGGCGGCATTGCCGGACACGCTGTACCCGCTCGCAAACCGCGTGAGGAGCCTGAGCAGGGCGGCATGCGGCGCCTGGACTTCAAGGCGCAAGCTGAGCAGGCCAGTGTCACACTGGCCTTCAAGACGCCCAGCTTTACCGCTGCGGCATTGGACAGCACCACAGATGCCGTCAGCAACGATGCGCTGGCGCTGACCATGTTGGCCGCGGTGCTCAGCGGTTACGACAATGCGCGGCTGGAACGCGCCCTGGCCCAGCCGCAGGACCATGTGGCCGACAGCGCGGGTGCCATGTGCGGGCTGGCCGCGCGCGGGCCGCAAATGTGCTACCTCTACGGCGTGCCGTCCACCGGCAAGACCGCAGCCCAGGTGGAAGCTGCCCTGCGTGCGCAGGTGGCGCTGATTGCCCGCGAAGGGGTGCAGGAGCATGAACTCAACCGCGTGAAGAACCAATGGATTGCCAGCGAGGTGTACAAGCAGGACAGCGTGTTCAACCAGGCCCGCATACTGGGCTCCAACTGGGCCATTGGCTTTCCGGTGGACACCGACGAGAAGCTGATTGCCCGCCTGCGCGCTGTCACCGCTGCCCAGGTGCAGGACGTCGCTGCGCGCTACTTCGGTGACGATTCCCTCACCGTGGCCACCTTGCTGCCCCAGCCGGTAGACCCCAACCGCAAACCCCGCGTTGCCATTCCCGGTTTGCGCCACTGA